CGGCGAGAGCTGCTGATCCGCGGTGCCCCGGAGGAGGAGGCCGCCGCGCGGCCCCTCCCCCGGGCACAGGTCAGCCGCGGAGCATCTCCGCGACCAGGAAGGCCAGCTCCAGTGACTGCTGGGTGTTCAGGCGCGGGTCGCAGGCGGTCTCGTAGCGCCGCTCCAGGTCGGCGTCGGCCAGCGCCTGCGCGCCGCCCAGGCACTCGGTGACGTCCTCGCCGGTCAGCTCGATGTGGATGCCGCCCGGGTGGGTGCCCAGCATCTTGTGCACCTCGAAGTAGCCCAGCACCTCGTCCACGATCCGGTCGAAGTGGCGGGTCTTGTACCCGTTGGACGACTCGTGGGTGTTGCCGTGCATCGGGTCGCACTGCCAGACCACCTTGGCGCCGCTGTCGCGCACCGTCTCGACCAGCGTCGGCAGCCGGTCGCGGACCTGGTGGTTGCCCATCCGGCTGATCAGCGTCAGGCGGCCCGGGATGTTGTCCGGGTTGAGCATCTCGGTCAGGCGCTTGACGTAGTCGGGGGTAGTGGACGGGCCCAGCTTCACGCCGATCGGGTTGGCGATGCGGGAGATGAAGTCCAGGTGCGCGCCGTCCAGTTCGCGGGTGCGCTCGCCGACCCACAGGAAGTGGCCGGACAGGCCGTACGCCCGCCCGTCGGCGATCCGGGTCAGCGCCCGGTCGTACTCCAGCGCCAGCGACTCGTGCGAGGCGTACAGGGTGACCGTGCGCAGCGCCTCCTCGTCGGTCATGCCGCACGCCCGGATGAACGCCAGCGCCCGGTCGATCTCGCGGGCGATCGCCTCGTAGCGCTCGCCGAAGGCGGAGGTGCGCACGAAGTCGCGGTTCCAGTCGTGCACGGCGTGCAGGTCGCCCAGGCCGCCGCCGAGGTACGCGCGCAGCATGTTCATCGCGGCGGCGGCGTTGGCGTACGCCCGGATCATGCGCTGCGGGTCCGCGACGCGCGCCTCCGGCGTCGGCTCCAGCGAGTTGATCATGTCGCCGCGGTAGGCGGGCAGGCCGAGCGAGTCGATCGGCTGCGAGCGCGGCTTGGTGTACTGCCCCGCCACCCGGGCCACCTTCACCACCGGCATGCTCGCGCCGTACGTCAGCACCACCGCCATCTGCAGCAGCGTGCGCGCGTTGGCCAGCAGGTGGCTCTCGGTGTTGTCGGCGAACGTCTCGGCGCAGTCGCCGCCCTGCAGCAGGAACGCCTTGCCCTCGCAGACCAGCGCGAGCCGCTGCCGCAGCTGGTCCACCTCGTACGGCGCCACGATCGAGGGCACCGAGTCCAGCACCCGGCACACCTGCTCGACCTCGCTGTAGTCCTCCCACGGCGGCATCTGCGCCCGCGGCAGGCTGCGCCAGTGGTCCAGGCCGAGGGAGTCGGCGCTCTCCTCGGTGGTGAGGCGGCCGATGGTGACACCGGTCTCGCCGGGCTGCCGGTTGTCGGCCAGTTCGAGGCCGGGGTGCCTGAGCTCATGCCATTCGTGGCGCATGGCGTCAAGGGTATGACGGCGTGCTCACGCGCCCGCACCCGACGTGGTCGCATCCCAAAATCGGCGCCTCGGCCCCGGCCCGGTCTGCGGCGCAACCCGAGATCGTTGATCAGGCATGAGCGAAGGCGACGCCGCGATCGTGACCCTGCCGCGAACGGCCGACTACACCCTGCACCGCACGGTGCCCGACATCGACCTCGAAGGGCACGTCGTGCCGGGCCTGACCGGAGAGTTCTACCGGCGGCCGGAGGGCGCGGTCACGGCCACCGTGGGCCTCTACCGCTACCGGGACGCCGAGCTGTTCATGGCCTGGGGATACGTGGGCGAGGAGCACTGCCGGTGGACCGCGTACCGGCGGCCGGACGGCGCCTGGACCGCGCCCCACGCGGGCTGCCCGCGCGTACGCCGCCGCGGCGAGCTGCTGGAGCTGGACCTGGACGGCGAGCTGGTGGCCCTGCACGCGGCCGCCCGGTCCGGGGCGACCGGACCGGGCGGCGGTTGTGCGGCACCGCCGCCGGCCGTCCGCGACTCGTCGCACACGACCGACAGCGGGTCCATGGCTGCCGGAGCGCTCCGGCAGCGGATCTCTCAGCCGGCGGACTCGACGGCCGCGGCGGCGTGGGCCTCACGCCGGACGTAGACGATCGAGGTCGCCGTGATGGCGAGGCTGGTGAGCAGCGCCGCGGCGTGCAGCGCGGGGTCGGGAATGGGCACGAACGCCAGCACTCCCGCGGGGATCTGGACCAGGCCGATCAGCAGCAGCAGCGCTGCCGAGCGGTGGCCGCGGGACCAGGCGAAGGCCGTCCACACCGGAGCGGTGACGACCGCGAGGGTGAGCACGTCGAGGATGGCGTGCAGCACGGGGTTGGTGACCCGGTCGTGCGCGTACGCGTAGGCCGGGGTCGAGATCACGAGGGCGGCGAGGACTGTCCCGATGACTGTGGCGGCGCGTCTCATGGCCGTCTCCTTGGGCTGTGGCTCCTTGGAGCTGCGGACGGAGTTCGTGCAAACTCCCTGAATCGAGCCTAAGTCGACGGTCCGAACAGCAGGAACCCCCACAGGCATGAATGAGCCTGTGGGGGTGACCCGGTCACGCGTTCGTGTTGTTCGTGGTCAGGAGGCCTGGTCGGCGATCTCCCTGGCCCGGTCCCGGGCCGCTTCGAGGGCCGCCAGCAGCGCCGCGCGTACGCCGTGGTTCTCCAGCTCGCGGATGGCGGAGATGGTGGTGCCGGCGGGCGAGGTGACCGCCTCGCGCAGCTTCACCGGGTGCTCCCCCGAGTCGCGCAGCATGATGGCCGAGCCGATCGCGGTCTGCACGATGAGGTCGTGCGCCACCTGGCGCGGCAGCCCCAGCAGGATGCCCGCGTCGGTCATCGCCTCGACCAGGAAGTAGAAGTACGCCGGGCCGGAGCCGGACAGCGCGGTGACCGCGTCCTGCTGGCTCTCCGGCACCCGGATGGTGCGGCCCAGCGGCGAGAACAGCTCCTCGGCCACGGCCAGGTGCTCGGCCGTGGCGTGCGGCCCGGCCGAGATCGCGGTCATCGCCTCGTCGACCAGCGCCGGCGTGTTCGTCATGACCCGGACCACGGGCGTGCCCTCGGCCAGCCACTTGGTGAAGAACGAGGTGGGCAGGCCGGCACACAGCGAGATCACCAGCTTGCCCGCCGGGATCTGCGGCCCCAGCTCGGCCAGCAGCACACCCGCGTCCTGCGGCTTCACCGCGATGGCGACCACGTCGGCGGCCTCGACCGCCTCGGCGTTGGCCAGCACCCGGATGCCGTACCGGTTGCGCAGCTGCTCCGCCCGCTCCTCCCGCCGCGCCGTCGCCACGATCTGATCCACCGGCCACCCGGCCTTGACCAGACCCGACAGCAGCACCTCACCGATCTTTCCCGCCCCGATGACAGCAACGGTGTACACGTCTCCCCTAACCCTCCGAAGGGGTCGATCATGAACTTAAGGGTGCCGACACACCGTCGAACACGCACTTAAGTTCATGATCAACCAAGGAGAGGACTCAGCCGAAGAAGGCCTCGGCCTCGGTGTAGCGGTGCGGGGGGACGACCTTGAGTTCGCGGGTCGCCTCGATGAGGGGGACTCGGACGATTTCGGTGCCGCGGAGGGCGACCATCTTGCCGAAGTCGCCCTCGTGGACGGCGTCGATGGCGTGCAGGCCGAAGCGGGTGGCCAGGACGCGGTCGAAGGCGGTGGGGGTGCCGCCGCGCTGGGTGTGGCCCAGGACGACCGCGCGGGCCTCCTTGCCGGTGCGCTTCTCGAGCTGGTCGGCGAGCCAGTTGCCGATGCCGCCCAGGCGGACGTGGCCGAAGGCGTCCAGCTCGCCGTTCAGGGTGATCATGTCGCCGTCGGTGGGCATGGCGCCCTCGGAGATCACGATGATCGGCGAGTAGTTCGTCTTGAACCGGGTCTCCACGTGCTCGACGACCTTGTCCAGGTCGAACTTCTGCTCGGGGAGCAGGATCACGTTGGCGCCGCCGGCCAGGCCCGCGTGCAGCGCGATCCAGCCCGCGTGGCGGCCCATGACCTCGACGACCACGGTGCGGTGGTGCGACTCGGCGGTGGTGTGCAGCCGGTCGATCGCCTCCATGGCGATGTTGACCGCGGTGTCGAAGCCGAACGTGAAGTCGGTCGCGCCGAGGTCGTTGTCGATGGTCTTCGGCACGCCGACGACGTTGACGCCGAGATCCGTCAGCTTGGTCGCGACGCCGAGGGTGTCCTCGCCGCCGATCGCGACCAGCGCGTCGATCCCCATGCTCGCCAGGTTGTCCTTGATCCGCTCCACACCGTTCTCGATCTTGAACGGGTTGGTGCGGGAGGAACCCAGGATGGTGCCGCCGCGCGGCAGGATGCCACGGACCTCCGGAATGCCCAGCGGGCGGGTGATGCCCTCCAGCGGGCCCTTCCAGCCGTCGCGGAACCCGACGAACTCGTGCCCGTAGGTGCCCACGCCCTTGCGGACCACGGCGCGGATGACCGCGTTGAGACCGGGGCAGTCGCCGCCGCCGGTGAGTACGCCGATACGCATTTTCTCGTCCTCCCGATTACGGGTAGTCAGTTGCCGGGCCCCGGGAGACGAGTGATCACGGCTACGTTGCCGGCCGGGGCGGGCCGCAAATGCGCACTGTACTGGCCGCACCGGGGATAGGCCAGCACGCCCCGCGGGTATCCCGACGTGGGGGCGCGCCGCCGCTCACCAGCGGCCGCAACAGTGTCGTCATAGCCAGGTTACCCGTGCGTGACGGCACCCCGGCACCCCGGGCCGGGACGCGCCGGGCCGTCACCGCGGCTTCACGCCCCGTCCATCTCGGTGAACCCGGCGGGCGGGCCCTCAGCCCTTACGCGCCGTCATGGTGCGCCAGCGGGCGAGGTTGTGCCGGGCGTCCACCAGCGCGTCGTGCCGCGACGACGCCGCCTCGGGCAGCGCCGGGCGTCCCCGCTCGTCCCACAGCTGGCGCAGCTCCTTGGTGAAGCGTGGGATCGGCCGGGGCAGCGCCACCATCGCACCCCACAGCTGCGCCAGCGCCACATGGTCGTACGCGCCGTACCAGGCCCACAGCTCGATGCTCTCGTGCGGGCGGCCCTGTAGCGGCTCGGTCAGGAACGCCAGCAGGTCCGTCCGGATGCGCTCGCGCGAGCGCCACGCCTTGTCCGCCGGGGACGGCAGCAGGTTCAGCACGTTCTCGCGCACCCACGGAATCGCCTTGCCCGGGTCGAACTCCGTGGACACCGCGTAGAACTCCCGGCCGTGCTCGTCCACCACGCCGATCGAGACCAGGTCGATGGTGACTCCGTCCTCGATGAACTCGCAGTCGTAGAAATAGCGGTACGCCATCCGAACCCGTCTCCCCCTCCGCGACGCCCTACCCTGAGCGCCATGACGTTCTCGATCGTCGCGCGCTCGGCCGACGGGGTCGCACACGGGGTCGCCGTGGCCAGTAAGTTCCTCGCCGCCGGGGCGGTCGTGCCCGCGGCCGAGGCCGGGGTGGGCGCGCTGGCCACCCAGTCCTACGCCAACCTGGCCTACCGGCCGCAGGGGCTGGCGATGCTGCGTACCGGCACCCTGGCGGCCGACGTGGTCGCCGGGCTCACCGCCGCCGACCCGGGGCGGGCCCAGCGGCAGCTCGGCGTGGTCGGCGCCGCGGGCGACGGCGCCACCTTCACCGGCACCGGCTGCCACGCCTGGGCCGGGGGTGTCACCGGCGACGGGTACGCGATCCAGGGCAACATCCTGGCCGGACCCGAGGTCGTCGCCGCCATGGAGCAGGCCTGGCTGGCCTCGGACCCGGCCGCCCCGCTCGCCGCGCGCCTGCTGGCCGCGCTACGGGCCGGGGACGCCGCCGGCGGTGACCGCCGGGGCCGGCAGAGCGCCGCGGTGTACGTCGTCGCGCCCGGACAGGGTTACGGCGGCACCAGCGACGTGCTGGTGGACCTGCGCGTCGACGACCACCCCGACCCCTGCGCCGAGCTCGCCCGGCTGCTGGACGTGCACACGCTGCTGTTCGGCAAGCCCGACCCGGACACCCTGCTGCCGCTCGACGGCGCGCTCGCCGACGAGGTGCGCGCGCTGCTGGCGGCGCGCGGCCACGCCCACTCCGATCTCGACACCGCCCTGGCCGACTGGGCCGGCATCGAGAACCTGGAGGAACGCATGGTCCCCGGCCACCTCGACCCCCTGGTCCTGGCCCACCTCCGCACCTGACCACCAGCCGCCCGCCACTGGCCCGGTCCGGTCCGAGGCCAGCCGGCCAGCCGACCGCCAGCCGGTGATGATCGCGGTTTCGTGTCCAAACGCGTGGCCAGGACCCAGGTTCTGACACGAGATCGCGATCATCACGAGCGGCGCACGGCCCGCTTAGCTCGGCCAGCCCGGCTCGGCGCGTAGCCGAGGCCGGTGGGCCTCAGCCGAGCAGGGCCGCGCGGGCCTGGTCCAGGCCCGCCCGACCACGCTCCACTGCCGCCGGGTCCACCTCTGCCGCCGTGCAGCCGGTCAGTACGCGTGCGCAGGCGTCGGCCTCGGCGGCCCAGCAGAACCGGAGCATGGTGTCCAGGCTGCCCTCGATCTCGGCGACCGGCACGGCGCCCGTAGCGGTGTACGCGGCCAGCAGCTCCCGGGCCCGCTCCGGCCCGCCCGCGTGCCGCACCGCGGCGGCGAGGTCGTACACCAGCGGTCCGGACAGCACCGAGCCCCAGCTGACCAGCCCGATCCGGCCGGTGTCCGGGTCGAGCCGGAAGGCGGCCGGACGGGGATCGCCGTGCAGCGTGCCCACCGTGAGCCGGTCGGTGACCTGGAGCTTGGTCATCGCGTGCACCGCACGGGCGACGGCCGGGCCGAGCCATGCCGCCACCGCGAGATGGGGCGCGTCGGAGCGCAGCCCGTGCCAGGCGGGCAGCCCGGCATGGTGGAAACCGGCCAGTGCCCGGTGCGCGGCTCCCAGGCGGTCGCCCCACCACTGCTGGTCGACCGGGTCGGCTCCGTCGAGCGGCCGGCCGGGCACGTATTCCAGCAGCGCGAGCAGCCGGTCGCCGACGGGCACGCACAGCGCCCCGTCAGCCGCGCGGACGGGCGCGCCCGCGTCGTGGCCCTGCCGGGCGAGATGTTCGGCGGCGGCGAGCCCGGCCTCGAACCGGGCCCGGTCCACGGCCGGGACCAGCGCCGCCACGTACCGGCGGCCACCCGCCACGACCGACCCGGCCGAGCCGGCCGTCCCACCGTCCAGTGGAGTGCAGCCGTCCGGCTGAAGGTGCCATGCGGTACGAAGCGCGGTGCGGATCGTATCGTCAGCCAGCACGGGCGGATTATCACATGTGCATGCGCGGTGTCGTATCCGTCGCGGGTGTCTGCGATACGGCAGATCTGTCGATGGACACTCGACGATGGAGACCCACGGAGTGGA
The Catellatospora sp. IY07-71 DNA segment above includes these coding regions:
- a CDS encoding class II 3-deoxy-7-phosphoheptulonate synthase, which produces MRHEWHELRHPGLELADNRQPGETGVTIGRLTTEESADSLGLDHWRSLPRAQMPPWEDYSEVEQVCRVLDSVPSIVAPYEVDQLRQRLALVCEGKAFLLQGGDCAETFADNTESHLLANARTLLQMAVVLTYGASMPVVKVARVAGQYTKPRSQPIDSLGLPAYRGDMINSLEPTPEARVADPQRMIRAYANAAAAMNMLRAYLGGGLGDLHAVHDWNRDFVRTSAFGERYEAIAREIDRALAFIRACGMTDEEALRTVTLYASHESLALEYDRALTRIADGRAYGLSGHFLWVGERTRELDGAHLDFISRIANPIGVKLGPSTTPDYVKRLTEMLNPDNIPGRLTLISRMGNHQVRDRLPTLVETVRDSGAKVVWQCDPMHGNTHESSNGYKTRHFDRIVDEVLGYFEVHKMLGTHPGGIHIELTGEDVTECLGGAQALADADLERRYETACDPRLNTQQSLELAFLVAEMLRG
- a CDS encoding polyadenylate-specific 3'-exoribonuclease AS, with the translated sequence MAYRYFYDCEFIEDGVTIDLVSIGVVDEHGREFYAVSTEFDPGKAIPWVRENVLNLLPSPADKAWRSRERIRTDLLAFLTEPLQGRPHESIELWAWYGAYDHVALAQLWGAMVALPRPIPRFTKELRQLWDERGRPALPEAASSRHDALVDARHNLARWRTMTARKG
- the proC gene encoding pyrroline-5-carboxylate reductase, with translation MYTVAVIGAGKIGEVLLSGLVKAGWPVDQIVATARREERAEQLRNRYGIRVLANAEAVEAADVVAIAVKPQDAGVLLAELGPQIPAGKLVISLCAGLPTSFFTKWLAEGTPVVRVMTNTPALVDEAMTAISAGPHATAEHLAVAEELFSPLGRTIRVPESQQDAVTALSGSGPAYFYFLVEAMTDAGILLGLPRQVAHDLIVQTAIGSAIMLRDSGEHPVKLREAVTSPAGTTISAIRELENHGVRAALLAALEAARDRAREIADQAS
- a CDS encoding 6-phosphofructokinase translates to MRIGVLTGGGDCPGLNAVIRAVVRKGVGTYGHEFVGFRDGWKGPLEGITRPLGIPEVRGILPRGGTILGSSRTNPFKIENGVERIKDNLASMGIDALVAIGGEDTLGVATKLTDLGVNVVGVPKTIDNDLGATDFTFGFDTAVNIAMEAIDRLHTTAESHHRTVVVEVMGRHAGWIALHAGLAGGANVILLPEQKFDLDKVVEHVETRFKTNYSPIIVISEGAMPTDGDMITLNGELDAFGHVRLGGIGNWLADQLEKRTGKEARAVVLGHTQRGGTPTAFDRVLATRFGLHAIDAVHEGDFGKMVALRGTEIVRVPLIEATRELKVVPPHRYTEAEAFFG
- a CDS encoding DUF1028 domain-containing protein, with amino-acid sequence MTFSIVARSADGVAHGVAVASKFLAAGAVVPAAEAGVGALATQSYANLAYRPQGLAMLRTGTLAADVVAGLTAADPGRAQRQLGVVGAAGDGATFTGTGCHAWAGGVTGDGYAIQGNILAGPEVVAAMEQAWLASDPAAPLAARLLAALRAGDAAGGDRRGRQSAAVYVVAPGQGYGGTSDVLVDLRVDDHPDPCAELARLLDVHTLLFGKPDPDTLLPLDGALADEVRALLAARGHAHSDLDTALADWAGIENLEERMVPGHLDPLVLAHLRT
- a CDS encoding phosphotransferase enzyme family protein; protein product: MLADDTIRTALRTAWHLQPDGCTPLDGGTAGSAGSVVAGGRRYVAALVPAVDRARFEAGLAAAEHLARQGHDAGAPVRAADGALCVPVGDRLLALLEYVPGRPLDGADPVDQQWWGDRLGAAHRALAGFHHAGLPAWHGLRSDAPHLAVAAWLGPAVARAVHAMTKLQVTDRLTVGTLHGDPRPAAFRLDPDTGRIGLVSWGSVLSGPLVYDLAAAVRHAGGPERARELLAAYTATGAVPVAEIEGSLDTMLRFCWAAEADACARVLTGCTAAEVDPAAVERGRAGLDQARAALLG